A genome region from Oncorhynchus gorbuscha isolate QuinsamMale2020 ecotype Even-year linkage group LG26, OgorEven_v1.0, whole genome shotgun sequence includes the following:
- the LOC124016217 gene encoding TBC1 domain family member 10B-like isoform X1 — MAEISALIPSPPAIGDTHAAPSFPIPSTAPPPPSSTTSEPPKENPIPKSSLYRDKASLTLTVPGETLPSHPPSPKRGGRGPPPSPPKRVSSALTPETPVPPPLIPPERPAPLPVIALDTPAIPPVDVALWQREGVKETYMGAGASPVLAVKQEVSNPGGKELLNAPLQGPTQAHSEQEVQGVTQQTTSPSSCLNLTPNLYPSVHVTVNTNPATDYAQPQSMVESPPPPAPTYTPPPPAPTYTPPPPAPTYTPPPPDYTQAAAAPEAQNRQPPEESQNPPTLDTPSLSPIPETSSQSPRRAELPNTPSRAGHTSPPVIQEPVSLSLPYPRAPAPDTLSYLESASMMSGTLESLSGLGEDGSSIGSDSEINGLAVRRTDKYGFLGGTQYSEGRWACDKDIRVDVARQRELKWLDMFNNWDKWVSRRFQKVKLRCRKGIPSSLRAKAWQLLSNSKELLDSNPGKFEELEREQGDPKWLDIIEKDLHRQFPFHEMFAARGGHGQQDLYRVLKAYTVYRPEEGYCQAQAPVAAVLLMHMPAEHAFWCLVQICETYLPGYYSAGLEAIQLDGEIFFSLLRRVCPMAYRHLKKFKIDPILYMTEWFMCVFSRTLPWSCVLRVWDMFFCEGVKIVFRVGLVLLKQMLGSVDKLREVQGMYETMERLRNIPPESVREDLLVQEVVSLAVTEALIERECSIQVRKWRESRGELTHQPVRRLHGTRDIHEHKRRASAISSGGSFSFLGSIPPPGPLRASSSLLSLPGFRKSKTPFRSQKMGSFSGASGMEAMQRQNPSAAASSPPRGPAHKPPMSSGSVARAPASQSPLVGSGPGPSSGPAQTPAQSQPGASAPVHHTPPNTLSPKVTSEQITPTIPSPTANNTPLPPFPDGGRGGGGAAAATGGEDDRKKKRSKEDKKKEKEEEKRKEKEKKKDKADKESQKKEKERAEKEKKKEKGGKKKDRGGGEAEEKNGATAPRDSA, encoded by the exons ATGGCCGAAATCTCCGCCCTAATCCCCTCACCTCCAGCTATAGGTGACACACATGCTGCCCCCTCCTTCCCCATACCCTCTactgccccccctcctcccagcAGCACCACCTCAGAGCCCCCAAAGGAGAACCCAATCCCCAAGTCCTCTCTGTACCGTGACAAAGCTTCTCTGACATTAACTGTACCAGGAGAGACGCTTCcttctcaccctccttctcccaagagaggggggagaggacctCCACCGAGTCCCCCCAAACGCGTCTCATCGGCATTAACTCCAGAGACTCCAGTGCCCCCACCTCTAATACCCCCAGAGAGACCTGCCCCCTTACCTGTAATAGCCCTAGATACTCCTGCCATCCCACCTGTAGATGTAGCATtgtggcagagggagggagtgaaggagacaTACATGGGGGCAGGGGCCAGCCCAGTGTTGGCTGTAAAGCAGGAAGTGAGTAACCCAGGGGGCAAGGAGCTGTTGAATGCCCCCTTACAGGGCCCTACACAGGCCCACAGCGAGCAAGAGGTACAGGGGGTAACACAGCAGACTACCAGCCCCTCCTCCTGTCTTAATCTCACCCCTAATCTCTACCCCAGTGTTCATGTCACTGTGAACACTAATCCTGCTACTGATTATGCTCAGCCTCAGTCTATGGTGgaatctccccctcctcctgcccccacttacactccccctcctcctgcccccacttacactccccctcctcctgcCCCCACTTACACTCCCCCTCCTCCAGACTACACCCAAGCAGCTGCAGCCCCTGAAGCACAAAATCGTCAGCCACCAGAAGAAAGCCAAAACCCTCCCACACTGGACACCCCCAGCCTGTCTCCCATACCTGAGACCTCAAGCCAATCTCCCAGAAGGGCAGAGCTACCCAACACCCCCTCCAGAGCAGGGCACACCAGCCCCCCAGTGATCCAggaacctgtctccctctccctgccctacCCCAGAGCCCCAGCCCCAGACACCCTCAGCTACTTGGAGTCAGCCAGCATGATGTCAGGGACCCTGGAGTCTCTGTCTGGCCTGGGGGAGGATGGAAGCTCTATTGGGTCAGACTCAGAGATCAACGGCCTGGCTGTCAGACGCACTGACAAATATGGCTTCCTCGGCGGGACCCAGTACAGCGAGGGCAGGTGGGCATG TGATAAGGACATCAGAGTTGATGTAGCACGGCAGAGAGAGCTGAAATGGCTGGACATGTTCAACAATTGGGACAAATGGGTCTCAAGACGCTTCCAAAAG gtgaaGTTGCGCTGTAGGAAGGGGATCCCCTCTTCTCTCAGGGCTAAAGCCTGGCAGCTGCTGTCCAACAGCAAGGAGCTCCTGGACTCCAACCCCGGCAAGTTTGAG GAGttggagagggagcagggagaccCTAAATGGTTGGACATTATAGAGAAGGACCTGCATAGACAGTTCCCCTTCCATGAGATGTTTGCTGCTCGCGGTGGACACGG GCAGCAGGATCTGTACCGGGTACTGAAAGCCTACACAGTGTACAGACCTGAAGAGGGATACTGCCAGGCCCAGGCCCCAGTGGCTGCTGTCCTGCTCATGCACATGCCTGCAGAG CATGCCTTCTGGTGTCTGGTGCAGATCTGTGAGACGTACCTGCCTGGATATTATAGTGCTGGATTG GAAGCAATCCAGTTGGATGGAGAGatcttcttctctctgctacgtcgtgtctgtcccatggcctacCGTCACCTGAAGAAGTTTAAGATAGACCCCATTCTCTACATGACCGAGTGGTTCATGTGTGTCTTCTCACGCACCCTGCCGTGGTCCTGTGTGCTACGTGTGTGGGACATGTTCTTCTGTgagg GAGTGAAGATAGTGTTCCGTGTGGGCCTGGTGCTGCTCAAGCAGATGCTTGGCTCGGTGGATAAACTGCGGGAGGTCCAGGGCATGTACGAAACCATGGAGCGCCTCCGGAACATCCCACCTGAGTCTGTCAGAGAGGACCTATTGGTGCAGGag gtggtgTCCCTGGCAGTGACCGAGGCTCTGATCGAGAGGGAGTGCAGTATTCAGGTAAGGAAGTGGAGGGAGTCCAGGGGCGAACTGACCCACCAGCCTGTCCGACGGCTCCACGGGACACGGGACATCCACGAGCACAAGCGTCGGGCCTCCGCCATCAGCTCCGGCGGTAGCTTCTCCTTCCTGGGGTCCATCCCCCCTCCAGGGCCTCTCAGGGCCTCCTCCAGCCTGCTCTCCCTCCCCGGCTTCCGCAAGTCCAAAACCCCCTTCCGTTCTCAGAAGATGGGCTCCTTCTCTGGGGCCTCTGGGATGGAGGCCATGCAGCGACAGAACCCCTCAGCGGCAGCTTCAAGCCCACCCAGAGGCCCCGCCCACAAACCACCCATGTCTAGTGGCTCTGTAGCTAGGGCGCCTGCCTCTCAGAGTCCTTTGGTTGGGTCTGGTCCAGGCCCCTCTTCTGGCCCAGCCCAGACCCCAGCACAGAGCCAGCCTGGTGCATCAGCCCCAGTACACCATACACCACCAAACACCCTCTCCCCCAAAGTTACTTCTGAGCAGATCAcacccaccatcccatcacccacCGCTAACAACACGCCTCTGCCCCCGTTcccagacggagggagaggaggaggaggagcagcagcagctacaggaggagaggatgacaggaagaagaagaggagcaaggaagacaagaagaaagagaaggaggaggagaagaggaaagagaaggagaagaagaaggacaaAGCAGACAAGGAGAGccagaagaaggagaaggagcgggcagagaaagagaagaaaaaggagaagGGGGGGAAGAAaaaggacagagggggaggagaggcagaggagaagaatGGAGCCACAGCACCAAGAGATTCTGCCTAG
- the LOC124016217 gene encoding TBC1 domain family member 10B-like isoform X2, which produces MAEISALIPSPPAIGDTHAAPSFPIPSTAPPPPSSTTSEPPKENPIPKSSLYRDKASLTLTVPGETLPSHPPSPKRGGRGPPPSPPKRVSSALTPETPVPPPLIPPERPAPLPVIALDTPAIPPVDVALWQREGVKETYMGAGASPVLAVKQEVSNPGGKELLNAPLQGPTQAHSEQEVQGVTQQTTSPSSCLNLTPNLYPSVHVTVNTNPATDYAQPQSMVESPPPPAPTYTPPPPAPTYTPPPPAPTYTPPPPDYTQAAAAPEAQNRQPPEESQNPPTLDTPSLSPIPETSSQSPRRAELPNTPSRAGHTSPPVIQEPVSLSLPYPRAPAPDTLSYLESASMMSGTLESLSGLGEDGSSIGSDSEINGLAVRRTDKYGFLGGTQYSEGSDKDIRVDVARQRELKWLDMFNNWDKWVSRRFQKVKLRCRKGIPSSLRAKAWQLLSNSKELLDSNPGKFEELEREQGDPKWLDIIEKDLHRQFPFHEMFAARGGHGQQDLYRVLKAYTVYRPEEGYCQAQAPVAAVLLMHMPAEHAFWCLVQICETYLPGYYSAGLEAIQLDGEIFFSLLRRVCPMAYRHLKKFKIDPILYMTEWFMCVFSRTLPWSCVLRVWDMFFCEGVKIVFRVGLVLLKQMLGSVDKLREVQGMYETMERLRNIPPESVREDLLVQEVVSLAVTEALIERECSIQVRKWRESRGELTHQPVRRLHGTRDIHEHKRRASAISSGGSFSFLGSIPPPGPLRASSSLLSLPGFRKSKTPFRSQKMGSFSGASGMEAMQRQNPSAAASSPPRGPAHKPPMSSGSVARAPASQSPLVGSGPGPSSGPAQTPAQSQPGASAPVHHTPPNTLSPKVTSEQITPTIPSPTANNTPLPPFPDGGRGGGGAAAATGGEDDRKKKRSKEDKKKEKEEEKRKEKEKKKDKADKESQKKEKERAEKEKKKEKGGKKKDRGGGEAEEKNGATAPRDSA; this is translated from the exons ATGGCCGAAATCTCCGCCCTAATCCCCTCACCTCCAGCTATAGGTGACACACATGCTGCCCCCTCCTTCCCCATACCCTCTactgccccccctcctcccagcAGCACCACCTCAGAGCCCCCAAAGGAGAACCCAATCCCCAAGTCCTCTCTGTACCGTGACAAAGCTTCTCTGACATTAACTGTACCAGGAGAGACGCTTCcttctcaccctccttctcccaagagaggggggagaggacctCCACCGAGTCCCCCCAAACGCGTCTCATCGGCATTAACTCCAGAGACTCCAGTGCCCCCACCTCTAATACCCCCAGAGAGACCTGCCCCCTTACCTGTAATAGCCCTAGATACTCCTGCCATCCCACCTGTAGATGTAGCATtgtggcagagggagggagtgaaggagacaTACATGGGGGCAGGGGCCAGCCCAGTGTTGGCTGTAAAGCAGGAAGTGAGTAACCCAGGGGGCAAGGAGCTGTTGAATGCCCCCTTACAGGGCCCTACACAGGCCCACAGCGAGCAAGAGGTACAGGGGGTAACACAGCAGACTACCAGCCCCTCCTCCTGTCTTAATCTCACCCCTAATCTCTACCCCAGTGTTCATGTCACTGTGAACACTAATCCTGCTACTGATTATGCTCAGCCTCAGTCTATGGTGgaatctccccctcctcctgcccccacttacactccccctcctcctgcccccacttacactccccctcctcctgcCCCCACTTACACTCCCCCTCCTCCAGACTACACCCAAGCAGCTGCAGCCCCTGAAGCACAAAATCGTCAGCCACCAGAAGAAAGCCAAAACCCTCCCACACTGGACACCCCCAGCCTGTCTCCCATACCTGAGACCTCAAGCCAATCTCCCAGAAGGGCAGAGCTACCCAACACCCCCTCCAGAGCAGGGCACACCAGCCCCCCAGTGATCCAggaacctgtctccctctccctgccctacCCCAGAGCCCCAGCCCCAGACACCCTCAGCTACTTGGAGTCAGCCAGCATGATGTCAGGGACCCTGGAGTCTCTGTCTGGCCTGGGGGAGGATGGAAGCTCTATTGGGTCAGACTCAGAGATCAACGGCCTGGCTGTCAGACGCACTGACAAATATGGCTTCCTCGGCGGGACCCAGTACAGCGAGGGCAG TGATAAGGACATCAGAGTTGATGTAGCACGGCAGAGAGAGCTGAAATGGCTGGACATGTTCAACAATTGGGACAAATGGGTCTCAAGACGCTTCCAAAAG gtgaaGTTGCGCTGTAGGAAGGGGATCCCCTCTTCTCTCAGGGCTAAAGCCTGGCAGCTGCTGTCCAACAGCAAGGAGCTCCTGGACTCCAACCCCGGCAAGTTTGAG GAGttggagagggagcagggagaccCTAAATGGTTGGACATTATAGAGAAGGACCTGCATAGACAGTTCCCCTTCCATGAGATGTTTGCTGCTCGCGGTGGACACGG GCAGCAGGATCTGTACCGGGTACTGAAAGCCTACACAGTGTACAGACCTGAAGAGGGATACTGCCAGGCCCAGGCCCCAGTGGCTGCTGTCCTGCTCATGCACATGCCTGCAGAG CATGCCTTCTGGTGTCTGGTGCAGATCTGTGAGACGTACCTGCCTGGATATTATAGTGCTGGATTG GAAGCAATCCAGTTGGATGGAGAGatcttcttctctctgctacgtcgtgtctgtcccatggcctacCGTCACCTGAAGAAGTTTAAGATAGACCCCATTCTCTACATGACCGAGTGGTTCATGTGTGTCTTCTCACGCACCCTGCCGTGGTCCTGTGTGCTACGTGTGTGGGACATGTTCTTCTGTgagg GAGTGAAGATAGTGTTCCGTGTGGGCCTGGTGCTGCTCAAGCAGATGCTTGGCTCGGTGGATAAACTGCGGGAGGTCCAGGGCATGTACGAAACCATGGAGCGCCTCCGGAACATCCCACCTGAGTCTGTCAGAGAGGACCTATTGGTGCAGGag gtggtgTCCCTGGCAGTGACCGAGGCTCTGATCGAGAGGGAGTGCAGTATTCAGGTAAGGAAGTGGAGGGAGTCCAGGGGCGAACTGACCCACCAGCCTGTCCGACGGCTCCACGGGACACGGGACATCCACGAGCACAAGCGTCGGGCCTCCGCCATCAGCTCCGGCGGTAGCTTCTCCTTCCTGGGGTCCATCCCCCCTCCAGGGCCTCTCAGGGCCTCCTCCAGCCTGCTCTCCCTCCCCGGCTTCCGCAAGTCCAAAACCCCCTTCCGTTCTCAGAAGATGGGCTCCTTCTCTGGGGCCTCTGGGATGGAGGCCATGCAGCGACAGAACCCCTCAGCGGCAGCTTCAAGCCCACCCAGAGGCCCCGCCCACAAACCACCCATGTCTAGTGGCTCTGTAGCTAGGGCGCCTGCCTCTCAGAGTCCTTTGGTTGGGTCTGGTCCAGGCCCCTCTTCTGGCCCAGCCCAGACCCCAGCACAGAGCCAGCCTGGTGCATCAGCCCCAGTACACCATACACCACCAAACACCCTCTCCCCCAAAGTTACTTCTGAGCAGATCAcacccaccatcccatcacccacCGCTAACAACACGCCTCTGCCCCCGTTcccagacggagggagaggaggaggaggagcagcagcagctacaggaggagaggatgacaggaagaagaagaggagcaaggaagacaagaagaaagagaaggaggaggagaagaggaaagagaaggagaagaagaaggacaaAGCAGACAAGGAGAGccagaagaaggagaaggagcgggcagagaaagagaagaaaaaggagaagGGGGGGAAGAAaaaggacagagggggaggagaggcagaggagaagaatGGAGCCACAGCACCAAGAGATTCTGCCTAG